One Urocitellus parryii isolate mUroPar1 chromosome 8, mUroPar1.hap1, whole genome shotgun sequence DNA window includes the following coding sequences:
- the LOC113177106 gene encoding HLA class I histocompatibility antigen, B alpha chain-like produces the protein MRMMAPRTLLLLLSGALALTETWAGSHSMRYFYTSVSRPGGEPRFITVGYVDDSQFSRFDSDAENPREEPRAPWIEQEGPEYWERQTRIAKGDAQFYRENLDTLRGYYNQSADGSHSIQIMYGCDVGTDGRLLRGYQQHAYDGKDYIALNDDLRSWTAADTAAQITKRKWEAAGAAEHHRAYLEGECVEWLTRYLENGKETLQRTDPPKTHVTHHPSPDGDVTLRCWALGFYPKEITLTWQRDGEDQTQDMELVETRPSGDGNFQKWAAVVVPAGEEQRYTCHVHHEGLPEPLTLRWEPPSQATIPVMGIVAAVIVLIVTGAVVSFIFWRKKNTGVKKGPYAPAACNDSAQGSDVSLTAEKV, from the exons ATGCGGATGATGGCCCCACGAACGCTGCTCCTGCTCCTGTCAGGGGCCCTGGCCCTGACCGAGACCTGGGCGG GCTCCCACTCCATGAGGTATTTCTACACCTCCGTGTCCCGCCCCGGCGGGGAGCCCCGCTTCATCACTGTGGGCTACGTGGACGACTCGCAGTTCTCGCGCTTCGACAGCGACGCCGAGAATCCCAGGGAGGAGCCGCGGGCGCCGTGGATAGAGCAGGAGGGGCCCGAGTACTGGGAGCGGCAGACACGGATCGCCAAGGGTGACGCACAGTTTTACCGAGAGAACCTCGACACCCTGCGCGGCTACTACAACCAGAGCGCGGACG gctcTCACTCCATCCAGATAATGTATGGCTGCGACGTGGGGACCGACGGGCGCCTCCTCCGCGGGTACCAGCAGCACGCCTACGACGGCAAGGACTACATCGCCCTGAACGACGACCTGCGCTCCTGGACCGCGGCGGACACGGCGGCTCAGATCACCAAGAGGAAGTGGGAGGCGGCGGGTGCCGCGGAGCACCACAGGGCCTACCTGGAGGGGGAGTGTGTGGAGTGGCTCACCAGATACCTGGAGAACGGGAAGGAGACGCTGCAGCGCACAG ACCCCCCGAAGACACATGTGACTCACCACCCTAGCCCTGACGGGGATGTCACTCtgagatgctgggccctgggcttCTACCCTAAGGAGATCACCCTAACTTGGCAGCGGGATGGAGAGGACCAGACCCAGGACATGGAACTTGTGGAGACCAGACCTTCTGGGgatggaaacttccagaaatgGGCAGCTGTGGTGGTGCCTGCTGGAGAGGAGCAGAGATACACCTGCCATGTGCACCATGAGGGGCTGCCTGAGCCCCTCACCCTGAGATGGG agCCACCCTCTCAGGCCACCATCCCTGTCATGGGAATTGTTGCTGCTGTGATTGTCCTTATTGTCACTGGAGCTGTGGTCAGTTTTATCttctggagaaagaaaaacacag GAGTAAAGAAAGGGCCCTATGCTCCAGCTGCCT GTAATGACAGTGCCCAGGGCTCTGATGTGTCTCTCACTGCTGAGAAAG TGTGA